One stretch of Candidatus Alcyoniella australis DNA includes these proteins:
- a CDS encoding C25 family cysteine peptidase → MRRLLLLTALIATLSVPAAAATINLSYSFTEPQLHFGAQGVELESQSPMLAVPGRPAMPVRTVYVALPPQSRLLSVRVTPGDVMLLEQDLELAPVGALRKLCGETDATPGPRWRDPAVYLSQSAYPGEGVEVFDVQRKLGVQILPLRLQPTQYEPLSGRLTHARQMDISIETAPRTVEPIEPQMPFRGSASDLETLARLVDNPSYLALYAADKSPTEEYEYVILCPASFAATMQTLADFKAAVWGLSATVYTLTDVEANYSGADLTAKVRAFAQDIYANWGTRFLLIVGDVDGSNPAGWTAPMRMLWVTGIDPDGPTTYTETVMASDLYFGCLDGSYNFDGDDKFGEPTDGEGGGEVDLMYELSVGRIAADTVDEANNQIAKIMGFEQNGAPRKVMLVGETLDSYTSGGDIKNLIHDHMDEVDATRLYSDLGTLSYSAIVNNINSNEHQWVNHCGHSNVTSNMSFYTSDVYDLTNTTYYLGWSHGCYAGSIDSRSTYGGYYSGDCIVEYFTDKTGAGAFAYIANSRYGFYLEGRLDGPSSVYDWTFADALFTEDIHELGAAHDYSREANIALLDPNTMMRYQMYELLLFGDPQTPMLFDCDWDDDGVDGAQCDGLDCDDRDALRFPGNPEQCDGIDNDCDGAPGADEVDLDLDGFMVCQDDCDDGDAAINPDADEVCDDGVDNNCNGEIDEGCGDDDDDDSGDDDVGGDDDDDDDSCGCQ, encoded by the coding sequence ATGCGACGTCTACTGCTGCTGACCGCGCTGATCGCGACGCTCTCCGTGCCCGCTGCGGCCGCCACAATCAATTTGAGCTACAGCTTTACCGAGCCGCAACTGCACTTCGGCGCCCAGGGCGTCGAGCTTGAGTCCCAATCGCCAATGCTGGCGGTGCCGGGTCGACCCGCGATGCCCGTGCGCACGGTCTACGTGGCGCTGCCGCCGCAAAGCCGGCTGCTGTCGGTGCGCGTAACTCCCGGCGACGTGATGTTGCTCGAACAGGATCTCGAGCTGGCGCCTGTGGGAGCGTTGCGCAAGCTCTGCGGCGAGACCGACGCCACGCCCGGCCCGCGCTGGCGCGATCCCGCGGTCTACCTAAGCCAAAGCGCCTACCCCGGCGAAGGGGTAGAGGTCTTCGACGTGCAGCGCAAACTCGGCGTGCAGATCCTGCCGCTGCGGCTGCAACCGACCCAGTACGAGCCGCTCAGCGGCCGACTGACCCACGCCCGTCAGATGGATATCAGCATCGAGACCGCGCCCCGGACGGTCGAGCCGATCGAGCCGCAGATGCCGTTTCGCGGATCGGCGTCCGACCTTGAGACCCTGGCGCGGCTGGTGGACAATCCATCGTACCTGGCGCTGTACGCGGCCGATAAATCGCCGACCGAGGAGTACGAATACGTGATCCTCTGCCCGGCCTCGTTCGCCGCGACAATGCAGACGCTGGCCGACTTTAAGGCCGCGGTCTGGGGCCTGAGCGCCACGGTCTACACCCTGACCGACGTGGAGGCCAACTACAGCGGCGCGGACCTCACGGCCAAGGTGCGCGCGTTCGCCCAGGACATCTACGCCAACTGGGGCACGCGCTTTCTGCTGATCGTCGGCGATGTCGACGGCTCGAACCCCGCGGGCTGGACCGCGCCGATGCGCATGCTGTGGGTCACCGGGATCGACCCCGACGGCCCCACGACCTACACCGAGACGGTGATGGCCTCGGATTTGTACTTCGGCTGCCTGGACGGCTCGTACAACTTCGACGGCGACGATAAGTTCGGCGAGCCCACCGACGGCGAGGGCGGCGGCGAGGTCGACCTGATGTACGAGCTCAGCGTGGGCCGAATTGCCGCGGACACGGTGGACGAGGCCAACAACCAGATCGCCAAGATCATGGGCTTCGAGCAAAACGGCGCGCCGCGCAAGGTGATGCTCGTGGGCGAGACGCTCGATTCGTACACCTCCGGCGGCGACATCAAGAACCTGATTCACGACCACATGGACGAGGTCGACGCCACGCGGCTGTACTCCGACCTGGGCACGCTGAGCTACTCGGCGATCGTCAACAACATCAACAGCAACGAGCACCAGTGGGTCAACCACTGCGGCCACAGCAACGTCACGTCCAACATGTCCTTCTACACTTCCGACGTTTACGACCTGACCAACACCACCTATTACCTGGGCTGGTCCCACGGCTGTTACGCGGGCTCGATCGATTCGCGTTCGACCTACGGCGGCTACTATTCGGGCGATTGCATCGTCGAGTACTTCACCGACAAGACCGGGGCCGGAGCGTTTGCCTACATCGCCAACTCGCGTTACGGCTTCTACCTCGAGGGGCGGCTGGACGGCCCGAGCAGCGTCTACGACTGGACCTTTGCCGACGCGCTGTTCACCGAGGATATCCACGAGCTCGGCGCGGCCCACGACTACAGCCGCGAGGCCAACATCGCGCTGCTCGACCCGAACACGATGATGCGCTACCAGATGTACGAGCTGCTGCTGTTCGGCGATCCGCAGACGCCGATGCTCTTTGACTGCGACTGGGACGACGACGGGGTCGACGGCGCGCAGTGCGACGGACTGGATTGCGACGACCGCGACGCGCTGCGCTTCCCGGGCAACCCCGAGCAATGCGACGGGATCGACAACGACTGCGACGGCGCGCCGGGCGCGGACGAGGTCGACCTCGACCTTGACGGCTTCATGGTCTGCCAGGACGACTGCGACGATGGCGACGCCGCGATCAATCCCGATGCGGACGAGGTCTGCGACGACGGCGTGGACAACAACTGCAACGGCGAGATCGACGAGGGCTGCGGCGACGACGACGATGACGACAGCGGCGACGACGATGTTGGCGGCGACGACGACGATGACGACGACTCGTGCGGCTGCCAATAG
- a CDS encoding serine/threonine-protein kinase, with amino-acid sequence MITRSYSPGDILAQRYEVLSYIGSGGLAEVYRVKDSQDGSVLALKLFLERTIPQSIELERIEQVLRAATPRCEGVVTPLAFVQHETRKAVLMPLVSGQGLDRLLAQAQGALPLEQAAAICDRLARLLWNIPPDKVHGDLKPGNVLLRGELDDDFEILLSDFGTSHLLPFSRFASIQLGLGDVYHFMAPEAVSFGGNVDRRADIYALGMILMQMLTGQINRRGPARPRQVSGDIPEDLDELVAAACEPDPAKRLADLSLFWTLLQPFVPRIAEPEPEPEPEPEPEQPKREDSIDMFVPEQQPADQDQQQPPADANTATRSFLDRTGDEVHQEARELFGEFLTSSDTPQAADELPTDVQDVEKQTQLEPAAPDSAAKKRAPRWAIWAVLIVALAVCAAIIALSMMPD; translated from the coding sequence ATGATTACCAGAAGCTACTCGCCCGGTGACATACTGGCCCAGCGCTACGAAGTGCTGAGCTACATCGGCAGCGGCGGCCTGGCCGAGGTCTACCGCGTCAAGGACTCCCAGGACGGCTCGGTCCTGGCGCTCAAGCTGTTTCTCGAACGCACGATCCCCCAATCGATCGAGCTTGAACGCATCGAGCAGGTGCTGCGCGCGGCGACTCCGCGCTGCGAGGGGGTGGTAACGCCGTTGGCCTTTGTGCAGCACGAGACACGCAAGGCCGTGCTGATGCCGCTGGTGAGCGGCCAAGGGCTCGATCGGCTGCTGGCCCAGGCCCAGGGTGCGCTGCCCCTGGAGCAGGCCGCGGCAATCTGCGACCGCTTGGCGCGACTGCTTTGGAACATCCCGCCGGACAAGGTGCACGGCGACCTCAAGCCGGGAAACGTGCTGCTGCGCGGCGAGCTCGACGACGATTTTGAGATCCTGCTCAGCGACTTCGGCACCTCGCATCTGCTGCCGTTCTCGCGCTTCGCCTCGATCCAGCTGGGGCTGGGCGACGTCTACCACTTCATGGCGCCCGAGGCGGTGAGCTTCGGCGGCAACGTCGATCGCCGCGCCGACATCTACGCCCTGGGCATGATCTTAATGCAGATGCTCACCGGCCAGATCAACCGACGCGGACCGGCTCGACCGCGTCAGGTCTCAGGCGATATTCCCGAGGATCTCGACGAGTTGGTGGCCGCGGCCTGCGAGCCCGACCCGGCAAAGCGGCTGGCCGACCTGAGCCTGTTCTGGACCCTGTTGCAGCCGTTCGTACCCCGGATCGCCGAGCCCGAGCCCGAGCCCGAACCGGAGCCTGAGCCCGAGCAGCCCAAGCGCGAGGACTCGATCGATATGTTCGTGCCCGAGCAGCAGCCCGCTGACCAGGATCAACAACAGCCCCCGGCCGACGCGAACACGGCCACGCGTTCGTTCCTGGACCGCACCGGAGACGAGGTTCACCAGGAGGCGCGCGAGCTGTTCGGCGAATTCCTCACCTCGTCCGACACGCCGCAAGCGGCCGACGAGCTGCCGACCGATGTTCAAGACGTTGAGAAACAGACGCAGCTCGAGCCCGCCGCGCCGGATTCGGCCGCAAAAAAACGCGCGCCGCGCTGGGCGATCTGGGCGGTGCTGATCGTGGCGCTGGCAGTCTGCGCCGCGATCATCGCACTCTCGATGATGCCCGACTAG
- a CDS encoding radical SAM protein — MAKIILIQSSSDYPERVVSQPIGLMSVAACLRQVGHQVSIYDDNLLDQGPQAAAAMVARERPDVVGLTAVSIEMPFVHRAATAIKDRVPGLPLVIGGAHATGDPLRTLADPNIDYVVVGEGERTFVELVQTLGRGGDPQQVPGLALRSDGLPLLTAERVPIEDLDALPLPAYELINVPAYFDVFRSSILFKRREHMALFTSRSCPYKCIYCFSVTGGKYRVRSAEAVVEEIDYLVAEYGIREVAFQDEVFNLQPERVKAICRLLIDRPYRVAISLVSGVRGDILDRETVRLLARAGVYRTAFGIESASPRIQREIRKNVDLERLTEAVHWFHDEGVICHGFFMIGLPGETQEEARSTIKMSCELPLDSAGFANPVPMVGSSWYKQIVAQAGTEAVVEYNQTYHHSATNYSAMDDVTLERMRRLAYRRFWLGNLRVLRLLFKVPLSLKLYSKLARAALYRFFPQLSAIKVEAPAATAAAADLVSNGPQPVPAATISPD; from the coding sequence TTGGCCAAGATTATCTTGATTCAATCATCGTCGGACTATCCGGAGCGGGTGGTCAGTCAGCCCATCGGGCTGATGAGCGTGGCGGCCTGCCTGCGCCAGGTCGGGCACCAGGTATCGATCTACGACGACAACTTGCTCGACCAAGGTCCGCAGGCCGCAGCCGCAATGGTGGCGCGCGAACGGCCGGACGTGGTCGGCCTGACCGCGGTGAGCATCGAGATGCCGTTCGTGCATCGCGCGGCCACGGCGATCAAAGACCGGGTTCCCGGGCTGCCGCTGGTGATCGGCGGGGCCCACGCCACGGGCGATCCGCTGCGCACGCTGGCCGATCCCAACATCGACTACGTGGTGGTGGGCGAGGGCGAACGGACTTTCGTCGAGCTGGTCCAGACCTTGGGGCGCGGGGGCGATCCGCAGCAGGTGCCGGGGTTGGCCCTGCGCAGCGACGGGCTGCCGCTGTTGACCGCGGAGCGCGTGCCGATCGAGGACCTCGACGCATTGCCCTTGCCCGCATATGAGCTGATCAACGTGCCGGCCTACTTCGACGTGTTTCGTTCGAGCATCCTGTTCAAACGCCGCGAGCACATGGCGCTGTTTACATCGCGCTCGTGCCCCTACAAGTGCATCTATTGCTTCTCGGTCACTGGCGGCAAATACCGCGTGCGTTCGGCCGAGGCCGTGGTCGAGGAGATCGACTATCTGGTCGCCGAGTACGGCATTCGCGAGGTGGCGTTCCAGGACGAGGTGTTCAACCTACAGCCCGAGCGGGTCAAGGCGATCTGTCGGCTGCTGATCGATCGGCCCTACCGCGTGGCGATCTCGCTGGTCTCCGGCGTACGCGGCGACATCCTCGACCGCGAGACCGTGCGGCTGCTGGCGCGCGCCGGAGTTTACCGCACGGCGTTCGGCATTGAGAGCGCCAGCCCGCGGATACAACGCGAGATCCGCAAGAATGTGGACCTCGAGCGGCTGACCGAGGCTGTGCACTGGTTCCACGACGAGGGCGTGATCTGCCACGGATTTTTCATGATCGGCCTGCCCGGCGAGACCCAAGAGGAGGCGCGCAGCACAATCAAGATGTCCTGCGAGCTGCCGCTGGACTCGGCCGGATTCGCCAATCCAGTGCCGATGGTCGGCTCGAGCTGGTACAAACAGATCGTGGCCCAAGCCGGTACCGAGGCCGTAGTCGAATACAACCAGACCTACCACCATTCGGCCACCAACTACTCGGCGATGGACGACGTGACCCTCGAGCGCATGCGCCGATTGGCCTATCGCAGGTTTTGGCTGGGCAATTTGCGCGTCCTGCGGTTGCTGTTCAAGGTTCCGCTGAGCCTCAAGCTCTATTCCAAGCTGGCGCGCGCCGCGCTCTACCGCTTTTTCCCGCAGCTTTCGGCGATCAAGGTCGAGGCGCCGGCCGCAACGGCTGCTGCTGCTGATTTAGTGAGTAACGGACCGCAGCCGGTCCCCGCCGCGACGATCAGTCCCGACTGA